The following proteins are co-located in the Micromonospora viridifaciens genome:
- the rplO gene encoding 50S ribosomal protein L15, which yields MTIKVHHLRPAPGAKTEKTRVGRGEGSKGKTAGRGTKGSKARKNISPAFEGGQMPIHMRLPKMKGFRNKFKVVFQVVNLDRLAELFPNGGQVGPIEMVEAGAVRKGQPVKVLGTGDLGGVALQVSAHAFSASAKEKITAAGGSVTEL from the coding sequence ATGACGATCAAGGTGCACCACCTGCGTCCGGCGCCCGGAGCCAAGACCGAGAAGACCCGCGTGGGTCGCGGTGAGGGTTCCAAGGGTAAGACCGCCGGCCGCGGTACGAAGGGTTCCAAGGCCCGTAAGAACATCTCGCCGGCGTTCGAGGGTGGTCAGATGCCCATCCACATGCGCCTGCCGAAGATGAAGGGCTTCCGGAACAAGTTCAAGGTCGTCTTCCAGGTGGTCAACCTGGACCGGCTCGCCGAGCTCTTCCCGAACGGCGGCCAGGTCGGCCCGATCGAGATGGTCGAGGCCGGCGCGGTCCGCAAGGGCCAGCCGGTCAAGGTGCTCGGCACCGGCGACCTCGGCGGGGTGGCTCTCCAGGTGTCGGCGCACGCGTTCAGCGCGTCGGCCAAGGAGAAGATCACCGCCGCCGGTGGCTCCGTCACCGAGCTGTAG
- a CDS encoding adenylate kinase codes for MRLVLVGPPGAGKGTQAEFIAAHLSVPKISTGDIFRANVSQGTPLGVEAKRYMDAGKLVPDEVTINMVRDRLAEPDASEGFLLDGFPRTTPQAAALDKLLADLGTALDLVLELVVDDDEVIRRLSGRRTCRGCGKIWHVEFDATTREGICDRCGGELFQRDDDKPETIAARLREYAEKTAPLVDYYGAQGKLVGIDATGPVEDVTVRAIDALRSYGG; via the coding sequence ATGCGACTCGTTCTGGTTGGCCCGCCGGGCGCGGGCAAGGGCACACAGGCGGAGTTCATTGCCGCGCACCTCTCGGTGCCGAAGATCTCGACCGGAGACATCTTCCGGGCCAACGTCTCCCAGGGCACGCCGCTGGGGGTCGAGGCCAAGCGGTACATGGACGCCGGCAAGCTCGTGCCGGACGAGGTCACCATCAACATGGTGCGCGATCGGCTCGCCGAGCCGGATGCCAGCGAGGGCTTCCTCCTCGACGGTTTCCCGCGTACCACGCCGCAGGCCGCCGCGCTGGACAAGCTTCTCGCCGACCTCGGCACCGCGCTGGACCTGGTGCTGGAGCTGGTCGTCGACGACGACGAGGTGATCCGGCGGCTCTCCGGCCGGCGGACCTGCCGCGGCTGCGGCAAGATCTGGCACGTCGAGTTCGACGCCACCACGCGGGAGGGCATCTGCGACCGCTGCGGTGGCGAGCTGTTCCAGCGGGACGACGACAAGCCGGAGACCATCGCGGCCCGGCTCCGGGAGTACGCCGAGAAGACCGCGCCGCTGGTCGACTACTACGGCGCCCAGGGCAAGCTGGTCGGCATCGACGCGACCGGGCCGGTGGAGGACGTCACTGTCCGCGCCATCGACGCTCTGCGGTCGTACGGCGGTTGA
- the rpmD gene encoding 50S ribosomal protein L30 has translation MARLKVTQVRSEIGTKKNQRDSLRSLGLKRINDVVVKEDRPEIRGMIFTVNHLVKVEEVE, from the coding sequence ATGGCGCGCCTGAAGGTGACCCAGGTCCGGTCCGAGATCGGGACCAAGAAGAACCAGCGTGACTCGCTGCGTTCGCTCGGTCTCAAGCGGATCAACGACGTGGTGGTCAAGGAGGACCGGCCGGAGATTCGCGGCATGATCTTCACGGTCAACCACCTCGTGAAGGTCGAGGAGGTCGAGTAA
- the secY gene encoding preprotein translocase subunit SecY has translation MLSAFLSAFRTPDLRKKLLFTVGIIAIYRLGATLPSPGVSYGNVQKCLDAIQGGGTGVLNLLDLFSGGALLQLSVFALGIMPYITASIILQLLTVVIPRLEQLRKEGQAGQAKITQYTRYLTLGLGVLQSSAFVALARSGQLFQNRCDQWPIVPRDTGIPDWLTLGILVMTMTAGTGVVMWLGELITDRGVGNGMSVLIFTSIAARLPSEGWKIKTTKGWGWFFLVIVLVLLVITAVTFIEQAQRRIPVQYAKRMIGRRMYGGTSTYIPLKVNQAGVIPVIFASSLLYLPQLALQFFDQTNPGKTQAWIQNHIVNASAPEHIAIYFLLIIFFTYFYVSITFNPTEVADNMKKYGGFVPGIRPGKPTAEYLDFILSRITLPGALYLGIIAILPNFFFIWLDNQQFQNFPFGGTAVLIMVGVGLETVKQIESQLMQRNYEGFLR, from the coding sequence TTGCTGTCCGCCTTTCTCAGTGCGTTCCGTACGCCTGACCTGCGCAAGAAGCTGCTGTTCACAGTAGGCATCATCGCGATCTACCGGCTCGGCGCCACGCTGCCCAGCCCGGGCGTCTCGTACGGCAACGTCCAGAAGTGCCTCGACGCCATCCAGGGTGGCGGTACGGGGGTGCTGAACCTGCTGGATCTCTTCTCCGGCGGCGCGCTGCTGCAGCTCTCGGTCTTCGCGCTGGGCATCATGCCCTACATCACCGCGTCGATCATCCTGCAGCTGCTGACGGTGGTCATCCCGCGGCTCGAGCAGCTCCGCAAGGAGGGCCAGGCCGGCCAGGCGAAGATCACCCAGTACACCCGCTACCTGACGCTGGGTCTGGGTGTCCTGCAGTCCTCCGCGTTCGTGGCGCTGGCCCGCTCCGGGCAGCTGTTCCAGAACCGCTGCGACCAGTGGCCGATCGTCCCCCGGGACACCGGCATCCCGGACTGGCTGACCCTGGGCATCCTGGTCATGACCATGACCGCCGGCACCGGCGTGGTGATGTGGCTCGGTGAGCTGATCACCGACCGTGGCGTCGGCAACGGCATGTCCGTCCTGATCTTCACCTCGATCGCCGCCCGGCTCCCCAGCGAAGGCTGGAAGATCAAGACCACCAAGGGCTGGGGCTGGTTCTTCCTGGTGATCGTCCTGGTCCTGCTGGTCATCACCGCGGTCACCTTCATCGAGCAGGCCCAGCGCCGGATCCCGGTGCAGTACGCCAAGCGCATGATCGGCCGGCGGATGTACGGCGGCACCTCGACCTACATCCCGCTGAAGGTGAACCAGGCCGGCGTCATCCCGGTCATCTTCGCCTCGTCGCTGCTCTACCTGCCGCAGCTCGCGCTCCAGTTCTTCGACCAGACCAACCCGGGCAAGACCCAGGCCTGGATCCAGAACCACATCGTGAACGCGAGCGCGCCGGAGCACATCGCGATCTACTTCCTGCTGATCATCTTCTTCACGTACTTCTACGTGTCGATCACGTTCAACCCGACCGAGGTCGCGGACAACATGAAGAAGTACGGCGGCTTCGTGCCGGGCATCCGCCCCGGCAAGCCGACCGCTGAGTACCTCGACTTCATCCTCAGCCGGATCACCCTGCCGGGCGCGCTCTACCTGGGCATCATCGCGATCCTGCCGAACTTCTTCTTCATCTGGCTCGACAACCAGCAGTTCCAGAACTTCCCGTTCGGCGGCACCGCTGTGCTCATCATGGTCGGCGTCGGTCTGGAGACCGTGAAGCAGATCGAGAGCCAACTCATGCAGCGGAACTACGAAGGGTTCCTGCGGTAG